The sequence CACCCCCCTGAACCTGGCCATGGCGATCCTCGGCGTCGTCCTGGGTACCGCGATCGGCGCCATGCCGGGTCTCGGCTCCGTCAACGGCGTGGCGATCCTCCTCCCGATCACCTTTGCCGTCCCCCCGACCGCAGGGATTATCTTTCTGTCCGCCATCTATTACGGCGCCATGTATGGAGGCGCCATCAGCTCTATTACCCTGAACATCCCGGGCGCCTCCACCGCCGTCGCGACCACCTTTGACGGGTACCCCATGGCCAAGAAGGGACGCGCAGCCCAGGCGCTCGTGGGTGCCGCGGTCAGTTCCTTCATCGGTGGCACCGTCTCGATCATCCTCTTTACGCTCTTTGCACCGCCACTCGCCGAATTTGCCCTGAGATTCGGCCCAGCGGAGACTTTCACCCTCATGC comes from Candidatus Methylomirabilota bacterium and encodes:
- a CDS encoding tripartite tricarboxylate transporter permease produces the protein MEVFGNLLYGFSIAITPLNLAMAILGVVLGTAIGAMPGLGSVNGVAILLPITFAVPPTAGIIFLSAIYYGAMYGGAISSITLNIPGASTAVATTFDGYPMAKKGRAAQALVGAAVSSFIGGTVSIILFTLFAPPLAEFALRFGPAETFTLM